Proteins encoded by one window of Salmo trutta chromosome 17, fSalTru1.1, whole genome shotgun sequence:
- the arl2bp gene encoding ADP-ribosylation factor-like protein 2-binding protein, whose protein sequence is MDVKERNLLGGGENIVEMVDLDEENFAVSNSSDSDAAFDAVIGSIEDIIMEDDFQHMQQSFMEKHYLEFDDSEENKLTYTPIFNEYIELLEKQLEQQLMERIPGFNMSTFTQLLKQHKDEVSGDIFDMLLTFTDFMAFKEMFIDYRAEREGRGLDLSDGLVVRSLSSTSSKSITSRTTTKLK, encoded by the exons ATGGACGTTAAAGAGCGAA ATCTGCTGGGTGGTGGCGAGAACATCGTTGAAATGGTGGATTTGGATGAGGAGAATTTTGCTGTTTCAAA CTCATCAGATTCAGATGCAGCATTTGATGCTGTCATTGGGAGTATTGAAGACATCATCATGG AGGACGACTTCCAGCACATGCAACAGAGCTTCATGGAGAAACACTACCTGGAGTTTGATGACTCAGAGGAGAACAAACTCACCTATACACCCATCTTCAACGAATAT ATTGAGCTGCTTGAGAAACAACTTGAGCAGCAGCTGATGGAGAGAATTCCCGGTTTCAACATGAGCACATTTACCCAGTTACTCAA GCAGCACAAAGACGAAGTGTCAGGAGACATCTTCGACATGTTGCTTACTTTTACAGACTTCATGGCCTTCAAGGAAATGTTCATTGATTACAGAGCA GAGAGGGAGGGTCGAGGGCTTGACCTCAGTGATGGCCTAGTGGTGAGGTCTCTCAGCTCTACATCCTCCAAATCCATCACctccagaacaacaacaaaactgAAGTAA